The window AGACCGTTCAATTTTTGTTATTATGCCTATTTGAGGTGAAACAGCATATACACAAATTGTTAATGGTATCATTATCTCGGCTAAAAAAAATAACAAGAGAGTTAATACAACTTATACAGGTATTACTACAGAAGAATATATCGCAACAGTAAGATATATGCTTTCATGAAGACCTACTTCAATTGTTATTTTTATCCCTAAATACGATAAACAACTTTTTGACTTCTTAAAAACAGTAGAAGATGTTTCATTTATAATTTATGGTCACCAAGTTAATGGTCTTAACTGAATTAAACCAGATGAAACAAACGCTTTTTATCAATTAACATATAAGTTCCACGAAAAATTAGTCAAAGATAATCAAAAAATGTTATTCCTTTCAGATGAAAAATTAACTTTAGGACAAAGACAGGATCGTTTCAAAGGATTTGAAAAAGCTTGTCAAGAATTAAACATCGAGTATGAAGAGTACGTAATTCCTTTAAGAAAACACCAAAAAGATATTATTGACTTTGACAAATATACAAAAAAACAAGGGTTTTCGAACATTGTGTGTTCAACACATGAAGCCTTCATTTCTTTAGCTGTTGTCGGAACAAGAGGCTTAAGATTAACAGATATAGGATATACTTCTATTTATGATAATATTAACAACTATAAAGCTAAAATTTTCGTTGATTATGCAAAAATAGGATACGAAATCGAAAGAATGCTTTCAATTAGCGAAACTACCGAAGAACAACCACAAACAAAATTCATTAAATTACAAGTTGTTTAAATTTAATTTCCTCAAAATCAAAAATAAAAATCAGAAAATAAATAAGTTTTCTGATTTTTTGTTTTATTATTGGATATCAACTAAAATACCTTTATTCACAAAAGGAACACCGTTAAATAAATTCTCTGCTAAATTAGGGTAATCAATAAATGGATTACGTCTTTTAGTCATAGTAAATTCAGATGTTAAGTTATTTCTATCAATATCTCATTTAGAAACAGGATCAATTGCATTTCATGCTAAATATGTATCTAAAAAGTGATTTTTAAGATATGGTGCTTGGCTTTGGAAAACTTCTGCTCCATTTAGCTTGTACTTCTCCTCATTAGCATATGTGAAAGCAAAGTATAAGTATGCTCTTGCAATATCCCCTTTAAATGCATCAACTGGTTCAAAAACTCTAAAACTTACATCAGAGTTATTTCCTTGTTTTGAACCGTTTTTGGTTGTTAATGTAACTTTTGTTACATTATCGTGTGGGTCATTATCTCTTCAACCATTAACTTTAATGTCAGTAGGTCAAACATGAAATGGGTCATTTCTCATTTTATCCACTTTATTAAATCAAGCTTGCGGAATTAAATGCTCTCTGTTGGTTCCTAAACCTTCAGTTTTTCCTGCATTACCGCCTACATAAGTAGCATATGTATAAGGGTCTTGACCGTTTGGATTTTCACTATAAATATCTAAAAGTGTGCCATCATTTTCGAAATATAAATCTTTAAATGCATTAGTGTCTGTATAAAAAGTTTTTAAAGCAGTATAGTCACCTTGTTCATGTTTTGATGATTGCAATTGAACTAAAGCACTCATTAATTCAGCTCCGCTTTTACCTTCTAGCGAGCTGTAGTAATCTGATGGCTGATAAACTAAATTTCCTGCAATAGTAGGATTATAAACATCTACAGATGCGTTTGGATTATTATTTGAATTTGAAGAACTATTTTCATTATTATTAGAAGAAGAATCTAAGCTATTGCTAGGAACTGTAAATGTTGATGTATAAGGTCCGAATTTTTCTGTTTGTGAAACTGCTTTTCCGTCTGAACCAATTTCAACTAAATAATATTTAATTGTAACAAGACCTGTAGATGGATCGTATGTAGCTTTAAGGTTTGTATTAGGATAACCAGATTTTGTTGTGTGATATTTTGAATCTGTAACAGCTGGAGATACATTAGTAAATAAATCACTTACACTTTCAAAAACAACCCCATCTTTAAGGTCTGTTGTTCCTTGCACTCTAGCTCCAAAAACTTTTCCTTGTGGATAATATCAGAATTGTAAACCATATCTTTCATCCGGATTATTTAAGTGTTCAATCATTTTTGCTCAATCTGTACTTTCTGAAACTCTAAAAAGATTGTATGCTCCATGTTCTCTAACAAAAGCAGCAACTGCAGCATTTGAAATTTGGCTTGCTAAAGTTTCATTGCTAGGAGTGCTTGGTGTGTTTTCATTTGAACCTGTATTTGTTCCACCTTGGTTGTTTGAAGAACTGCTTCCACCTTGTGTTGAACCAGAATTTGAAGAACCTTGATTATTTGTTGAAGTGCTTCCGCCTTGTGTTGAACTTGAATTTGAATCACCTTTATCAGGAGTTTTTGTTGTTTTTGGTTCACAACCTGCTGAAATTGATAATAAAGGTGTTAAACCAGTCATTACTGCACCTAATAAAAAGAAAAACTTATTTTTTTTGCTCATTTTAATTCTCCGTTTAATAAAGTATTTTTTGTTTAAATCTAAAATAGTTATTTTATAACTATTTGTTTATATTCTAATTCTTTTAAAAAAATCTTGAAAAGCTTTATGCAGATTTGAGCTATTTTTATGGTAAAGATATGGAAAAATAACAATGAAAATATTTTTTAATTATTATATTACTAAATAGTAATATTTAGATTATAATATTACTACACAATAATATTTAGAAAGGGAAAAATGTATAAACAAATTTTAAATTATCTTAACTTTTTAAAAGTAGTAGTTTTTTCTAAAAAAATTACATGAATACTTTTAATTCTATTTATAGCTTTAAACATAATAGTGGACATTGTTTTAGCTGTATTACAAATTAACATGAATAAAAATATGGTTATTTTTATCATGGCATTTGTGCAAATTTTATTTACCATCTTCTATAGTTCTTTAATTTACGTTAATATTTTTAAAGAATTAGAAGAAGAGGGATTAGAAATATTAACATTAAGTAAACCACTGAGTCGGAAAAACATTTATATTGCAAAAACTATTTTTTGTGTGTTATTTAGTCTTGTTTTTGGACTCGTTTTAATGCTAAATAACTTATTTTTAGCAATTGCAATTGGATATTACAATATCATCATTTTCTATCTTTTAATTAGTTTTTTCAGTTTTGCTATTGTATTTAACTTTTTTGGTTCGATTGCATCACTTATGGCCTACCGTTTAAATACTAAAATAGCAATGACATTGCCATTTATTGTAACTGCACCTCTTATGATTGGAGGAGTTATCTTGAATAATTATTCAACAAGTACAGCCAATAATTTTGGATACTACTTGAATTTAAAATATCAAGATAATTTATCTGGTCGCATTTCAAACACTGAACAATTTTATTTAAATGAAAAACAAGATAACTTCTTTATTGTGCCTAATGGTTACAAAAATGAAAATTTAAGCGAGAAACAAAAACAATTTTTAGAAGCAGCTTATAATGCATCTAACAATAATGAGGTTGCAATTTATTCTTGACTTGCAATTCCGTATCAATTTTTAGATATTTTCAATATTGAAAATCAAAATATTTTTGATCAGAACTTAAACAAAAATAATCTTGAAAATGTTTTATATTACAACAAACTTGATTCATATATTTATAAATATAAATTAAATCAAACAGCTAACCTCAAGCTTTATAACTTTACAAACGAGAGTGAAAACGAAGCATTCTTTTTAATTCCTGGTGCTCTTAAAAATGAAACATCAAGAGACAATATTTACAATACTAATTTAATTTATGCAAGAGAAAACGCAAACAACTTCAATATAGAATTTCCAGAAGATAAATTTGTTTTTGCTGCAAGCGACAATTTAGTTGGGCAAATCAAATGAATTTACATTAAAGAAGTTTTAGAAGATAGTGAATTTAAAAAATATGCAAAAGAATTTTTTGACAAGATTGAAAAAAGTTTAAATCAAAGCACAGAAGCAAATCTTGATATCAAAAATTTAATTATTCAAAAAATTAGTGAAGAGTTAGAAAATAACGATTCATTTTTAAATAGATATACAAGCTATATGACAAATGTCTTTAATCCTAACTCAATTGAAAACAAAATAATTAAAACAGACACAGAAAAGAAAATTTATTTAGCAACAGCTCTAATTTACTACCTATACTTTGCTCAAAACAATTCAATTTTAATGGAAAGTATTTTATTAAATGACAACCAACAAAATGGTTACGCTCCACAACAATTTAGCTTCCAGATCAATAATCATCAATATTTAATTGGTGGATACTCATCATATATTCCGGTACAAGAAGTCAAAAATATTGATGGTGAAGATAAAATTATTATTCGTTATAACCTTCACCAAAGCGATAATTATCTTTTCCAAAAAACTAAAGAAGTTTACGAACTACAAAGAACAAATCAAATCGTATCAAAACTTGGTTACTCAATCATTTGAACATTGCTTGTTGCTGGTTTACTTGTTTTAAATGCTTATAAACACACAAAAAAGGACTATAAATAATGAACACAATTTTAAAAATTCAAAATTTAAGTAAAATTTACACTTCAAATAAAAAAGTTAAAACAGGTATTTTCGATTTGAATTTTGAAATTCAAAAAGGTGAATTTCATGCTTTTATAGGTGAAAACGGAGCTGGTAAAACAACAACAATTAAAAGCATTGTAGGAGCATATCAAAATTTTGAAGGTTCAATTTTAATTAACAATATTTCAAACAAACTACCAGAAAGTAAGAAGTTTTTAGGTTATGTGCCTGAAAACGCTAATTTTCCAAAAGATATTACAGTTTATAACTATTTATACTCTCTTGCACTACTTAATAATTTAACTAAAAAAGAAATTGATGCTAAAATTGATTATTTTCTAAAATCTTTTGAAATTGAAGATCTAAAAAACTTAAAGCCATTTAATTTCTCATCAGGTCAAAAGAAAAAAATCTTATTGATTCAAGCTTTAATGTTCGAACCAGAAATAATTGTACTTGATGAGCCAGCTGCTAATTTAGACCCGACTGCTAGATATAATTTATTCAAATTGTTAAAAGAGCTTAACGAAAAAGGGACAACAATTTTTATTTCTTCACATGTACTCAGTGAAATTGATAAGTATGTAGACTCATTAACTTTAATTCACAAAGGCAAGATTGTCTACACAGGTAAAAAACAAGAAAGTCTTGAAAACATTTTTTATGAAAAAGTTATTAAAAATTAGTTTGGTTCCCTTTTTAGCTTTTACTTCCTTTTCGCTTGTAGCTTGTCAAAACGCTAGCTCTAAAGAGATTAAAATTCAGCATCAAAAAACTTTTCAAGAAAAAATCGATCCTCATCTAAAAGAACTTGTAAGTAAGTTTTTCCAAAATAATCAAGCTGAAATTAATTCATTTTATACTCTTGAATCACAAACAAATAAATTACTTTTTCCAGAAGTTTTAAACTCACTTATTTTTGCTCCTTTATGAGATGTTGATGTTTATGATAATTCTGGTTATTCAAAATCAAAACAAACTTTTCAATCAATTAAAAATATTCGCGAAATATTACATCAAAAATGATTTTGAGCTTTAAATAACATTGATAAATTAGTTTTTGTATATAACCCTTACGGAGCAGATTATAATTACTATCCATTTGAAAACAACGAAGCTCAAAAAGAGACAATTAAAACCAAAATTGCTAATGGAGAGGTGCTAAAAGAGATCAAAAACCCTCAAATATTAGATAGCTTTGAATTTGAGCTTACTAATGATAAATTTGATATTTACACAAATAAAAAGCTTAAATTTCTCAAATTTGACGCTAATTTATTTATTCCGCTTTTAGAATTCGAAAGCGAACAAAAATTAAATTATTTCCTTTTTCCGGAGTTACTTGAACTTAAAAACAATGAGCAAGAAAGTGAAACATTTACGGAGTTTGTCTCAATTTTTAACAAACAAAGAGAAAAAAGAGACGCAGAAAACATTCAGTATTATAAAGAACTAAATGCAAGCGAAAACGAAAATGAAAGCTCATTTGATAGTGATGAATATCTTAAAAATAACAATGATAAAGTTATTTTTGATGTCTATACTAAAAAGAATTATGCTGAACTATTTAAACGAACAATTGAAGAATTAAAGCAAAATCAAAATATCGAGATTACAAAATATACATGAGGTTACTTAAATGAAAAATAAATGAAAGAAAATCTTGTTTACAACTTTGAGCATTAGTACCATTTCTTTTTCGTTTTCATGTGCAAAATATGAATCTCCTAAAAAGTACGAAACTTTTATTGACCATAATTTAGATGTAATCGAAAATAAACCAACAAATGAAGAAAATAAAACTAAAGAAATTTTAAATTTACTTTTAAATCAAGTTTATAAAAATAATAAAGTCGCAAAAGAAAGATTCTTAAAAAGTCAAAACAGCACGCAAGTAGAAACATCATTTCAAAATCTATACAAAAAATATCAAACAATGTTTTTAGAAAAAGCATCCTTAAAAGAAGAAATTAAACAAATCAAAGAAAAATTAAAAGAATATGAATTCTTACCCTTCCAATATGAAAATGAAATAATCGCCTCAAAAAACAGAATTCAAGAAATTAATCAAAAGTTAAAAGAATTTCAAAATAGCTTGATTAATTATGCTACTAGTTTTGAAACACTCATGAGTGAGAACTGATATTTCTTCTTAACTCATTTAGAACTTTTTAAATTTGAATTTGTAAGGTATGTTGGTGAATATCTAGCTAGTTCAGTTGAAAATATCAAAGAAACCAATCCACAAAAATATGCGGAAGATAAAGAAGTTTTAACTGATGCTTATTTAGAAAAATTCGCTACTTTACCTGCTTCTAAAACATTTTCTCCATCTGATGAATTTTTAAGTTCAATTGTTCTCGGAACCGAAACAAATGAACTCAATAACACTAATATTTATTACCTCAATAAAGATAAAATGATATTTAGAATCGAAATTCAAGGGACAAATAATAAAGAACCATTTCTGAAAATTGATAATTGAATTTGATATTTTGAAAATTTAAAAACTCCTGAA is drawn from Mycoplasmopsis glycophila and contains these coding sequences:
- a CDS encoding ABC transporter ATP-binding protein; this translates as MNTILKIQNLSKIYTSNKKVKTGIFDLNFEIQKGEFHAFIGENGAGKTTTIKSIVGAYQNFEGSILINNISNKLPESKKFLGYVPENANFPKDITVYNYLYSLALLNNLTKKEIDAKIDYFLKSFEIEDLKNLKPFNFSSGQKKKILLIQALMFEPEIIVLDEPAANLDPTARYNLFKLLKELNEKGTTIFISSHVLSEIDKYVDSLTLIHKGKIVYTGKKQESLENIFYEKVIKN
- a CDS encoding aromatic motif membrane protein, which gives rise to MKNKWKKILFTTLSISTISFSFSCAKYESPKKYETFIDHNLDVIENKPTNEENKTKEILNLLLNQVYKNNKVAKERFLKSQNSTQVETSFQNLYKKYQTMFLEKASLKEEIKQIKEKLKEYEFLPFQYENEIIASKNRIQEINQKLKEFQNSLINYATSFETLMSENWYFFLTHLELFKFEFVRYVGEYLASSVENIKETNPQKYAEDKEVLTDAYLEKFATLPASKTFSPSDEFLSSIVLGTETNELNNTNIYYLNKDKMIFRIEIQGTNNKEPFLKIDNWIWYFENLKTPEISANLISSIYHFAFIHQYKEAYKQFKEDMVEKQRYGEPVFVIPVIKTKEN
- a CDS encoding endonuclease — translated: MSKKNKFFFLLGAVMTGLTPLLSISAGCEPKTTKTPDKGDSNSSSTQGGSTSTNNQGSSNSGSTQGGSSSSNNQGGTNTGSNENTPSTPSNETLASQISNAAVAAFVREHGAYNLFRVSESTDWAKMIEHLNNPDERYGLQFWYYPQGKVFGARVQGTTDLKDGVVFESVSDLFTNVSPAVTDSKYHTTKSGYPNTNLKATYDPSTGLVTIKYYLVEIGSDGKAVSQTEKFGPYTSTFTVPSNSLDSSSNNNENSSSNSNNNPNASVDVYNPTIAGNLVYQPSDYYSSLEGKSGAELMSALVQLQSSKHEQGDYTALKTFYTDTNAFKDLYFENDGTLLDIYSENPNGQDPYTYATYVGGNAGKTEGLGTNREHLIPQAWFNKVDKMRNDPFHVWPTDIKVNGWRDNDPHDNVTKVTLTTKNGSKQGNNSDVSFRVFEPVDAFKGDIARAYLYFAFTYANEEKYKLNGAEVFQSQAPYLKNHFLDTYLAWNAIDPVSKWDIDRNNLTSEFTMTKRRNPFIDYPNLAENLFNGVPFVNKGILVDIQ
- a CDS encoding LacI family DNA-binding transcriptional regulator, producing MKKQISYKDISELAGVSISTISRYYNNGYVSKKTKDKIDSVVKQYQYYPNHGARLIRGKDRSIFVIMPIWGETAYTQIVNGIIISAKKNNKRVNTTYTGITTEEYIATVRYMLSWRPTSIVIFIPKYDKQLFDFLKTVEDVSFIIYGHQVNGLNWIKPDETNAFYQLTYKFHEKLVKDNQKMLFLSDEKLTLGQRQDRFKGFEKACQELNIEYEEYVIPLRKHQKDIIDFDKYTKKQGFSNIVCSTHEAFISLAVVGTRGLRLTDIGYTSIYDNINNYKAKIFVDYAKIGYEIERMLSISETTEEQPQTKFIKLQVV
- a CDS encoding aromatic motif membrane protein, producing MKKLLKISLVPFLAFTSFSLVACQNASSKEIKIQHQKTFQEKIDPHLKELVSKFFQNNQAEINSFYTLESQTNKLLFPEVLNSLIFAPLWDVDVYDNSGYSKSKQTFQSIKNIREILHQKWFWALNNIDKLVFVYNPYGADYNYYPFENNEAQKETIKTKIANGEVLKEIKNPQILDSFEFELTNDKFDIYTNKKLKFLKFDANLFIPLLEFESEQKLNYFLFPELLELKNNEQESETFTEFVSIFNKQREKRDAENIQYYKELNASENENESSFDSDEYLKNNNDKVIFDVYTKKNYAELFKRTIEELKQNQNIEITKYTWGYLNEK
- a CDS encoding ABC transporter permease, whose protein sequence is MYKQILNYLNFLKVVVFSKKITWILLILFIALNIIVDIVLAVLQINMNKNMVIFIMAFVQILFTIFYSSLIYVNIFKELEEEGLEILTLSKPLSRKNIYIAKTIFCVLFSLVFGLVLMLNNLFLAIAIGYYNIIIFYLLISFFSFAIVFNFFGSIASLMAYRLNTKIAMTLPFIVTAPLMIGGVILNNYSTSTANNFGYYLNLKYQDNLSGRISNTEQFYLNEKQDNFFIVPNGYKNENLSEKQKQFLEAAYNASNNNEVAIYSWLAIPYQFLDIFNIENQNIFDQNLNKNNLENVLYYNKLDSYIYKYKLNQTANLKLYNFTNESENEAFFLIPGALKNETSRDNIYNTNLIYARENANNFNIEFPEDKFVFAASDNLVGQIKWIYIKEVLEDSEFKKYAKEFFDKIEKSLNQSTEANLDIKNLIIQKISEELENNDSFLNRYTSYMTNVFNPNSIENKIIKTDTEKKIYLATALIYYLYFAQNNSILMESILLNDNQQNGYAPQQFSFQINNHQYLIGGYSSYIPVQEVKNIDGEDKIIIRYNLHQSDNYLFQKTKEVYELQRTNQIVSKLGYSIIWTLLVAGLLVLNAYKHTKKDYK